In one Dreissena polymorpha isolate Duluth1 chromosome 7, UMN_Dpol_1.0, whole genome shotgun sequence genomic region, the following are encoded:
- the LOC127839653 gene encoding 85/88 kDa calcium-independent phospholipase A2-like — protein sequence MEQFIWESARSTSAAPSYFHPYNQFLDGGLMSNNPTLDILTEIHEFKKEQTVTISDGQPTDRASAWCEMMNVPFFRLSPLLTEEVPLDCVDKQKLEQMIQETKSYIGEQMDSITKIAQYLKRA from the exons ATGG AGCAGTTCATCTGGGAGTCAGCCCGCAGCACGTCTGCAGCGCCTTCATACTTTCATCCGTACAATCAGTTCCTTGATGGAGGCTTGATGTCCAACAACCCTACCCTTGACATTCTCACGGAAATTCACGAATTTAAGAAAGAACAAACG GTTACAATATCGGACGGGCAACCGACGGATCGTGCAAGTGCTTGGTGCGAGATGATGAATGTACCGTTCTTCCGGTTGTCACCGCTCCTGACAGAGGAAGTTCCCCTGGACTGTGTCGATAAACAAAAGCTCGAGCAGATGATTCAGGAAACAAAATCCTATATCGGGGAACAAATGGATAGCATAACGAAGATCGCGCAGTATTTGAAAAG AGCCTGA
- the LOC127839652 gene encoding uncharacterized protein LOC127839652: protein MANVLFLAKEDLPSSMLPEMNKFMMYQGLSKLADLCVDSRTSYEHSTSIDEFQDSLSDVVEEDLLLKIKESSKFSLMIDERTDISVHQKLIIYIRILEKNNVDVVLPQKYFLSINSLYRADAESIYSKVVNTLGEKGIDITKLTKISTDGASVMVGNKSGVVNRLKADNPGLLATHCIAHRLALSCCSGADVIPFLVKVQEILNSVYKYFSLSPKNTAMLEAIQKITPGQAVLQQVPVEPRTGDDGLETFEFQGHTIRDSSKQRQEAVSICDSFSAGIIRSMNDRFADNHDAGVLTSLSILFNPAIAKDSKVKHVDVVAEYLCSVGFEGCLESLGMFMNFMQSLVDSGNKIVGNSRDSANLAIKKKDVYPAAAEAAERLLVAPVSTVDCERGFSKQNLIKTCLRNRLHDANEDPPPTDQDSR, encoded by the exons ATGGCAAATGTTCTGTTCCTAGCCAAGGAAGATCTACCCAGTAGCATGTTGCCAGAGATGAACAAGTTCATGATGTACCag GGTTTGTCCAAACTTGCTGACCTGTGTGTTGACAGTCGGACGTCATACGAACATTCCACTTCCATCGATGAGTTCCAGGATTCTTTGTCAGATGTTGTGGAGGAAGACCTACTCCTGAAGATCAAGGAAAGTAGCAAGTTTAGTCTCATGATAGATGAGAGAACGGACATTTCTGTCCATCAAAAATTGATCATATATATAAGAATTCTTGAAAAGAACAATGTTGATGTTGTATTGCCTCAAAAATACTTCTTATCAATCAATTCTTTGTACAGGGCTGATGCAGAATCAATTTACAGCAAAGTTGTAAACACCCTGGGAGAAAAGGGTATTGAcataacaaaactgacaaaaataAGTACAGATGGGGCATCAGTCATGGTTGGAAATAAGTCTGGGGTAGTCAACAGGCTAAAAGCAGACAATCCTGGCTTGTTAGCTACACATTGCATCGCACACAGGCTAGCCTTGAGTTGCTGCTCAGGGGCAGATGTTATTCCCTTTTTGGTGAAAGTTCAGGAAATATTGAATAGTGTGTATAAGTATTTCAGCCTTTCACCTAAGAATACTGCCATGCTGGAAGCAATCCAGAAGATAACCCCAGGGCAGGCAG TTCTTCAGCAGGTACCAGTAGAGCCCAGGACAGGGGATGATGGCTTAGAAACGTTTGAGTTTCAAGGCCACACCATCAGGGACAGTAGCAAGCAAAGGCAGGAAGCAGTAAGTATTTGTGATTCTTTTTCAGCAGGTATCATCAGAAGCATGAATGACAGATTTGCCGACAACCATGATGCTGGAGTCCTTACATCGTTGAGCATTCTATTCAACCCAGCCATTGCAAAGGACAGCAAAGTAAAGCATGTAGATGTAGTGGCAGAGTACCTATGTAGTGTAGGTTTTGAGGGATGTCTTGAGAGTTTAGGCATGTTCATGAATTTCATGCAGTCCCTTGTAGACAGTGGGAATAAAATTGTAGGTAACTCTAGGGACTCTGCCAACCTAGCCATTAAGAAAAAAGATGTGTACCCTGCAGCTGCAGAGGCAGCAGAGAGGTTGTTGGTAGCACCAGTAAGTACAGTAGATTGTGAACGTGGGTTCAGCAAACAGAACCTCATCAAAACCTGCCTTAGGAACAGGTTACAT GATGCCAACGAAGATCCACCTCCAACTGATCAAGATTCAAGATAA
- the LOC127839651 gene encoding 85/88 kDa calcium-independent phospholipase A2-like, whose protein sequence is MNFDETQMKTIDMSSVSYKIIALIALGAMALGKDIRSGKNGPMSGGLFPIDSDDDKFEEIAQFAAKDIGSEFTLDSVEDAKAQLLDETAEDSNIQPQRSLNVSGWNMAEGGRILIMDGGGIRGLVMLEILEAIEKKAGQPIQQLFDWIGGTSTGGIIALGIATGKSVSHIRNIYYKLKDQVFTGSTPYDSEVLEKLLKEQFGETSVMTDIIHPKVLITGVLGDHRPWKLHMFRSYMKGYKQAEKGFYRIKPPNEQFIWETARSTSAAPSYFHPYNQFLDGGLMSNNPTLDILAEIHEFKKEQTKKADSGRSLDVVVSLGCGHVDHIPVTVPDLTSGGVGAIIPWLNFAKDVLYQVSISDGQPTNRASAWCEMMNVPFFRLSPLLTEDVPLNCVDKQKLEQMIQKTKSYIGEQMDSITKIAQYLKR, encoded by the exons AAGACAATTGACATGTCTTCCGTCAGTTACAAGATAATAGCACTCATAGCCCTTGGCGCAATGGCGCTTGGCAAAGATATTCGCTCTGGAAAGAATGGCCCTATGTCTGGAGGACTGTTCCCCATTGATTCCGACGATGACAAGTTTGAAGAGATAGCGCAGTTCGCTGCCAAAGATATTGGGTCCGAATTTACATTGGACAGCGTCGAAGATGCCAAAGCGCAG TTGCTTGACGAGACTGCAGAGGATTCTAACATTCAACCACAACGCAGTTTAAACGTATCAGGATGGAATATGGCTGAAGGGGGCAGG ATATTGATTATGGACGGTGGAGGCATTAGAGGACTCGTTATGCTCGAGATCTTGGAGGCAATCGAGAAGAAAGCGGGTCAACCAATACAACAACTGTTTGACTGGATTGGCGGAACAAGCACCGGAGGAATTATTGCACTGGGTATTGCAACGG GCAAATCCGTCTCTCACATTCGCAACATTTACTATAAACTGAAGGACCAAGTATTCACGGGCTCAACGCCGTACGATTCTGAAGTGTTAGAAAAATTGTTGAAAGAGCAATTTGGGGAAACAAGCGTTATGACGGATATAATTCATCCAAA GGTCCTGATAACTGGAGTTTTAGGAGACCACAGGCCGTGGAAACTTCACATGTTTCGGTCGTACATGAAAGGATACAAGCAAGCAGAAAAAGGATTTTATCGCATCAAACCACCAAATG AGCAGTTCATCTGGGAGACAGCCCGCAGCACGTCTGCAGCGCCCTCATACTTTCATCCGTACAATCAGTTCCTTGATGGAGGCTTGATGTCCAACAACCCTACCCTTGACATTCTCGCGGAAATTCACGAATTTAAGAAAGAACAAACG AAAAAAGCTGATTCAGGTCGATCTCTGGACGTGGTGGTTTCACTTGGTTGCGGCCATGTGGACCACATACCTGTCACAGTCCCAGACCTAACCTCTGGTGGTGTAGGTGCGATCATACCCTGGCTGAACTTCGCTAAAGACGTATTATATCAG GTTTCAATATCGGACGGGCAACCGACGAATCGTGCAAGTGCTTGGTGCGAGATGATGAATGTTCCGTTCTTTCGGTTGTCACCGCTCCTGACAGAGGATGTTCCCCTGAACTGTGTCGATAAACAAAAGCTCGAGCAGATGATTCAGAAAACAAAATCCTATATTGGAGAACAAATGGATAGCATAACGAAGATCGCGCAGTATTTGAAAAGGTAG